The genomic segment TATCCCCTGAAGAGAAAAAGCTCATTGAGAAGATACCGGTCGCGGACCTCGCCGTGTATGACGAATATCTAAAGGCCCGCTCTCACATTTGTGATGGTCGAAGGGAAGCTTTGAACAAAGCCCTGGAATTCCTGACCGGCGGCGTTGCGAAAAACCCCGGCTGGGCGCCTCTCTATGCAGGTCTGGCGGAAGCCTGGCTGTGGATACAACAAAACGGGTTCGAACAGCCGTCCGTCTCCGCTCCCCAGATCATCGAGAACCTGAACAAGGCGCTGGCCTTGGACCCGGATCTTGCTGAAGCTCATTATCTCAGCGCCATGATCGCACATCTCGTGGAGTGGGACTGGGAGAAGAGCGAAAAGGAGTTCTTGAGGGCCCTGGCCATCAATCCCAACGATGCCCTTTCCAGGGGACTCTATGCGCATCTCTTGTTGATCCTGCACAGGAAAGATGAGGCTTTGGCCCAGAATGAGCTGGCGCTGAGCCTTGACCCGCTGAATCCCATGATGAAGCTCACCAATATCGGAACGCTGTTGCAGGCCGGTGAATATCAGGCCAGCTTGTCTCTTGCGGAAGAAGCCGTGGCCGATGATCCGGACAATCTCAACCTCAATCAGATGATCGAGATCGCCGCTTACAGGTTAAAGCAGTACGACAAAGTCCTCCGAGCGGTCCGACATGTTCTTCCATTGCCTCTCGAGGAAGATGTTTATAGGGACATCGAGAGGATCTACAGCGAAGCGGGGATCGTCGCGGCTTATGAAAAGATCGTGGAGCGTCTGGAGAAATACGCTGAAAGCCAGCCCGTCGGCTTTCACGATTTGGCCTTCAGGTATCTTGTGGCGGAGCAACCCGATAAAGCCATGGATTGGGTTGAGAAGGGATTCGAGATGCACGATCCACTCATGACCTACATCACCACGCCGGCGCGATATTTCGATCGATTGTTCGGGGATCCCCGGTTCATTGCCATTTGTGAGAAAATGAACCTTCCGCTTCCAGAATAGGGAATGGAACCGGCATCCAGGAGAAGAGCATGATGGTCGAATGTCCCCAATGCCAAGCCGAGAATAAAGACGACTCGAAGTTCTGCAACGATTGCGGGGCGCTGTTAGGAAAGAAGGGCGGAGCGGGCCGTAAAGGGGCGTCTTTCACCAAGACCCTGGGCATTCCCGTTCGTGACATGAAGCCGGGCGCGCTCATCGCCGGAAAGTATCGGGTCATCGAGGAACTCGGCCGCGGGGGGATGGGGATCGTCTACAAGGCCGAGGACACCCGGCTCAAGCGGACGGTGGCCCTCAAGTTCCTGCCTCCAGAGCTGACCCACATCCCGGAGATCAAGGACCGGTTCATGCGCGAGGCCCAGGCGGCCGCGGCCCTGGATCATCCCAACATCTGCACCGTCTACGAGTTCGACCAAGCCGAAGACAAATCCTTCATCTCCATGGCCTACATCGAAGGTCAAAACCTGAGAAAGAGGATCGACTCGGGCCCGGTTGAGCTCGAGGAGGCGCTTCGGATCGCCACCCAGGTGGCCGAAGGGTTGCAGGAGGCCCACAAGAGAGGGGTTGTCCACCGCGACATGAAAAGCGCCAATATCATGATCGACGCCAGGGGCCAAGCCAAGGTCATGGACTTCGGTCTGGCCCGGGTCGCGGGAGCCACGCTGGTCACCCGGGAAGGGACGACCATGGGCACGGTGACCTACATGTCCCCCGAGCAGGCCAGAGGGGAGAAGGTGGATCACCGCACGGACGTCTGGTCGTTCGGGGTGGTCCTCTACGAGATGCTCACGGGGGAGCTTCCCTTCAAGGGGGAGCAGTCTCAGGCCGTGGTCTACGCGATCTTGAAGGAGACGCCCAAGCCCCTGACGAGCTCGAGACCCGGCCTTCCTCCCGCGATTGAGCAGGTCGTGCTCAAGGCCCTGGAGAAGGATCCAGACAGAAGATACCAGCGCTTCGAGGGCCTGCTAGACGATCTCAACTCCATCACCGCGGGGATCGTCCCGGACGAGATCAAGACAAGGCTGAGGAAGGCCAAATTGCGCCGGCGGAGGAAGGCGATCCTGTACACGGGTGCCGCCGGGTTGGCGGTCCTGGCGGTCGTTTTGATCCTGACACTGTTTCCGGGGCGCGCCGATGCCATCGACTCGATCGCCGTCCTGCCATTCGAAAACCTGACGGGGGATTCGGAGAAGGAATACATTGTGGACGGCGTGACCGATGAGCTGATCGGGCAGCTTGCCCAGATCAGCGGGCTGCGCCGGGTCATCTCCCGCACATCCGTGATCCGCTACAAGCATTCCGGCAAGCCTCTGCCGGATATCGCCCGGGAATTGAATGTTGATGCTGTGGTTGAGGGGACGGTCTATCAATTCGGGGAAAATGTGCGCATCCGTGTGCAGGTGATCGATGCCCTCCCCGAGGAGCTAAACCTCTGGGCCAAGACCTACGAGTGGGCCGGAAACGATGTCATGGTGCTGTACAGCGAGATCGCCCGTGCCATTGCCGAAAACACCAGAGTCAAGCTGACCGAGGATGAAATAAAAAGGCTTGCCGCGACGCGCCGGGTCAATCCCGAGGCCCACGAGGCCTTTCTCAAAGGCCAATTCCACTGGCATAAATTCTCGGAAAAGGACCTTGACATCGCCCGGCAATATTACGAATTGGCTTTGGAAAAGGATCCGGGGTACGCTCAGGCTTATGCGGGTATCGCCCTGGTCTGGATGAGTCGAACATATTATGGCGCGCTGCCCGGTGAGATCATGTCTAAAATGACGGCGGCGCTCAAGAAAAGCCTCGAATTGGACGGCATGCTGCCGGAGGCCCACTTTATGCTTGCGGTTAACGCGACATGGTATGAATTTGATTGGGATGCGGCGGAGCGTGAGTTCCTGTTAACCCTCAAACTCAATCCCAATTATGCCCAGGCCCGGGTCTTCTATGGATTATTCCTAACCGGGATGGGCCGTATCGAGGAAGCCAAGGCGCAGATGCGGATCGGCATCGAGCTCGACCCGTTGAATTCGATGTATCAGAGCTACCTGGGTAACGCCTTATTGCGCGGGAGGCAGTTCGATGAGGCTATGGCTTATTACCAGAAAGCTCTGACCATGCAGTCTGATTTCGAGGGTGCTCTGGGCGGCCTCAGGCATTGCTATCACCATAAGGGAATGTACGAAGAAGCTTTTGATGTATCGAGACGGCTTTATACGGCGACCGGAGCCCATGATCTCCTCGAAGCGCTCAACCGCGGCAATGAAGCCGGCGGGTATAAGGAAGCGATGCGACAAGCGGCTGAGACGCTTGGGGCTCGATCCAACCCGGCCTACTCATTGGATATCGCGACTCTTTACGCCTACGCGGGGGAGAAGGAGAAGGCCTTGGATTGGCTCGAGATCGCCGGCCGGGAGAAAATGCAGGATCTGGTTTATTTAAACGTGAACCCCAAGTGGGACACGCTGCGCGATCATCCCCGCTTCCAGGAATTGATCCGGTGGATGAACTTTCCCGTGACTTCGACAAATTGACTTTCCCGGCCGCCCGGAATAATATTCTAATCCCTGAACTTTCAAGGAGGGCACGATGCGCAAAATAATGACGTTTCTGATGGTTTCGGTCTTTCTGACCGCCGCGGTTCCGGCCGCAACGGCGCAGGCTCCGGCCGAAACCCATCCTTTTTCCATCCATGATATGCTGGCCATGGACCGGATCGGCGAGCCGACCGTCTCTCCCGACGGGCGGTGGATCGCCTTCAACCTGCGGGTCACGGATCTGGACGGAAACCGCGGCCGCACCGACCTGTGGCTGACCGATCTCGACGGCAAACTCCTCCGCCGCCTGACCAACAATCCTTCGGCGGATTTCAACCCGCGCTGGTCGCCCGACGGCAAGACGCTCTATTTTCTCTCGACGCGCTCCGGATCGAGCCAGGTCTGGCGCATCCGGCCCGACGGCGGTGAAGCCGAGCAGGTGACCCGCCTGCCGCTTGGCGTTGCCAACATGACGCTTTCCCCCGACGGCAAGACTCTGGCCTTCAGTATCGAAGTCTTTCCCGGACTCTGTCCCGGTAAAACGAAAGCCAGGCTCGACGAGACCGCGGCAAGCAAGGCTTCTGGCCGCATCTACGACCAGCTCTTCATCCGCCACTGGGACACATGGAAGGACGGACGGCGCTCCCATGTCTTTGTTCTCCCCGTCGCCGGGGGGCATGTCCGCGACCTCATGCCGGATATGGACGCCGACTCGCCCTCCAAGCCTTTCGGCGGTGCGGAGGAGTTTGCATTCACGCCGGACGGTCTGGGCCTGGTCTTCACCGCCCGCGACGCCGGACGCGAAGAGGCCTGGTCCACGAACCTCGACCTTTACTTCGTGCCCATCGACGGTTCCGCGGCACCGCGCAACCTCACCGAAGAGAACAAGGCGACGGACACCCAGCCCCTCTTCTCTCCCGACGGCCGGACCCTGGCCTATCTGGCCATGGAACGGCCCGGCTATGAAGCCGACCGTTACCGGATCATGCTCCGGTCGTGGCCGGACGGTCCGGAGCGCGAGCTGGCTCCGGATTGGGACCGCTCACCCTCGTCCCTGGCCTGGTCGCCCGACAGCCGAATACTCTATGCGGCCGCCGGGAACATCGGCCAATACTCTCTGTTCGCCTTCGACGTCAAAACCGGCGCCGTAAAAACCGTGATCAACGACGGCTATGTCTCGTCTCACTCTCCGGCTGCGGGCGGCCGCATCGTCTTCGGCCTCCACACCCTCAAGTCGCCGGTCGAGCTCTGGTCCGTGAAGACCGACGGAACAGAAATGCGCCCCGTCACACGCATCAACGCCGCCAAGGTCGCCGCCGCCCGCATGGGCGACGTCGAGCAGTTCAGTTTCAAAGGCTGGAACGACGAAACCGTCTATACTTACATTGTTAAACCCGTCGACTTCGACCAGGCCAAAAAATATCCCGTGGCTTTTCTCATCCACGGCGGGCCCCAGGGCTCGTTCGGGAACAGCTTCCATTACCGCTGGAACCCGCAGGCCTACGCCGGAGCGGGCTATGCCGCGGTCATGGTCGACTTTCACGGCTCGACCGGCTACGGACAGGCCTTCACCGACTCCATCCGCGGCGATTGGGGCGGCAAACCCCTCGAAGACCTTCAGAAGGGTCTGGCCGCCGCCCTAGAGCGCTATCCCTGGATGGACGGCGAGCGGGTCGGCGCACTAGGCGCCTCGTTCGGCGGGTACATGATCAACTGGATTGCCGGCGCCTGGCCCGACCGCTTCCGCTGTCTGGTCAATCACGACGGCAATCTCGATGAACGAATGGCCTATTTCGCCACCGAGGAGCTCTGGTTCCCGGAATGGGACCACATGGGCACACCCTGGGACAACCCCGAAGGCTACGAGAAGCACAATCCCGTGAATCTGGTCAAGAACTGGAAGACGCCCATGTTGGTCATTCACGGCGCGCTCGATTTCCGCGTGGTGGAGACGCAGGGCATGTCCACGTTCACGGCCCTTCAGCGGCGGGGCATCCCCAGCAAGTTCCTCTATTTCCCGGACGAAAACCACTGGGTCCTCAAGCCCCATAACTCTATCCTGTGGCATGAAACCGTCATCGACTGGCTT from the Acidobacteriota bacterium genome contains:
- a CDS encoding protein kinase, producing the protein MMVECPQCQAENKDDSKFCNDCGALLGKKGGAGRKGASFTKTLGIPVRDMKPGALIAGKYRVIEELGRGGMGIVYKAEDTRLKRTVALKFLPPELTHIPEIKDRFMREAQAAAALDHPNICTVYEFDQAEDKSFISMAYIEGQNLRKRIDSGPVELEEALRIATQVAEGLQEAHKRGVVHRDMKSANIMIDARGQAKVMDFGLARVAGATLVTREGTTMGTVTYMSPEQARGEKVDHRTDVWSFGVVLYEMLTGELPFKGEQSQAVVYAILKETPKPLTSSRPGLPPAIEQVVLKALEKDPDRRYQRFEGLLDDLNSITAGIVPDEIKTRLRKAKLRRRRKAILYTGAAGLAVLAVVLILTLFPGRADAIDSIAVLPFENLTGDSEKEYIVDGVTDELIGQLAQISGLRRVISRTSVIRYKHSGKPLPDIARELNVDAVVEGTVYQFGENVRIRVQVIDALPEELNLWAKTYEWAGNDVMVLYSEIARAIAENTRVKLTEDEIKRLAATRRVNPEAHEAFLKGQFHWHKFSEKDLDIARQYYELALEKDPGYAQAYAGIALVWMSRTYYGALPGEIMSKMTAALKKSLELDGMLPEAHFMLAVNATWYEFDWDAAEREFLLTLKLNPNYAQARVFYGLFLTGMGRIEEAKAQMRIGIELDPLNSMYQSYLGNALLRGRQFDEAMAYYQKALTMQSDFEGALGGLRHCYHHKGMYEEAFDVSRRLYTATGAHDLLEALNRGNEAGGYKEAMRQAAETLGARSNPAYSLDIATLYAYAGEKEKALDWLEIAGREKMQDLVYLNVNPKWDTLRDHPRFQELIRWMNFPVTSTN
- a CDS encoding S9 family peptidase; its protein translation is MTFLMVSVFLTAAVPAATAQAPAETHPFSIHDMLAMDRIGEPTVSPDGRWIAFNLRVTDLDGNRGRTDLWLTDLDGKLLRRLTNNPSADFNPRWSPDGKTLYFLSTRSGSSQVWRIRPDGGEAEQVTRLPLGVANMTLSPDGKTLAFSIEVFPGLCPGKTKARLDETAASKASGRIYDQLFIRHWDTWKDGRRSHVFVLPVAGGHVRDLMPDMDADSPSKPFGGAEEFAFTPDGLGLVFTARDAGREEAWSTNLDLYFVPIDGSAAPRNLTEENKATDTQPLFSPDGRTLAYLAMERPGYEADRYRIMLRSWPDGPERELAPDWDRSPSSLAWSPDSRILYAAAGNIGQYSLFAFDVKTGAVKTVINDGYVSSHSPAAGGRIVFGLHTLKSPVELWSVKTDGTEMRPVTRINAAKVAAARMGDVEQFSFKGWNDETVYTYIVKPVDFDQAKKYPVAFLIHGGPQGSFGNSFHYRWNPQAYAGAGYAAVMVDFHGSTGYGQAFTDSIRGDWGGKPLEDLQKGLAAALERYPWMDGERVGALGASFGGYMINWIAGAWPDRFRCLVNHDGNLDERMAYFATEELWFPEWDHMGTPWDNPEGYEKHNPVNLVKNWKTPMLVIHGALDFRVVETQGMSTFTALQRRGIPSKFLYFPDENHWVLKPHNSILWHETVIDWLDKWLK